A DNA window from uncultured Methanoregula sp. contains the following coding sequences:
- a CDS encoding response regulator, whose amino-acid sequence MTGPTVMVVEDELIIAENLKVTLTGMGYEVPPVAGTSDEALSTADSCLPDLILMDIILEGSPIDGVETARRIRSRHDIPVVFVTAYADDETLERVKVTEPSAYILKPFNERELYSAIELALHRHRIEQEVKKRDNILFAISFAVEYFLRHQKESRSAKTGQADTFERGILEILEHMGLAVEAGSVAIFRMNSGEEAVSGAKIQYIWVDPATHLVQPCGKDTQITFTKSLWRSLLATGNYISGNIALFPEEERRFFEQAGISSVAIIPLFRNDMLWGFIGFSTTVLRQWSETEMEALRVAGNIVGALME is encoded by the coding sequence ATGACCGGGCCCACCGTTATGGTTGTCGAGGATGAACTGATCATTGCAGAGAACTTGAAAGTCACCCTGACCGGTATGGGCTACGAGGTCCCCCCGGTTGCAGGAACCAGCGACGAGGCGCTCAGCACAGCCGACAGCTGCCTCCCGGACCTCATCCTCATGGATATCATCCTTGAGGGCTCCCCAATCGACGGGGTCGAGACTGCCCGCCGGATCCGGAGCCGGCACGATATCCCGGTCGTCTTTGTGACTGCCTATGCCGATGATGAGACCCTGGAGCGGGTCAAGGTCACGGAACCTTCGGCCTATATCCTCAAGCCGTTCAATGAGCGGGAATTGTACTCGGCCATCGAGCTGGCCCTCCACCGGCACCGGATCGAACAGGAGGTCAAGAAACGGGATAATATTCTCTTTGCCATCAGTTTTGCAGTAGAATATTTCCTCCGGCACCAGAAGGAGAGCCGGAGTGCAAAGACCGGCCAGGCAGATACGTTCGAGCGCGGGATCCTCGAGATCCTCGAACACATGGGGCTCGCGGTCGAGGCCGGCTCGGTTGCAATTTTCCGGATGAACTCGGGGGAGGAGGCCGTCAGCGGGGCAAAGATCCAGTACATCTGGGTGGACCCGGCAACGCACCTTGTCCAGCCGTGTGGAAAGGATACGCAGATAACCTTCACCAAATCCCTCTGGCGCTCCCTGCTCGCCACCGGGAATTACATCTCAGGAAACATTGCGCTCTTCCCGGAAGAGGAGCGCCGCTTCTTCGAGCAGGCCGGGATCTCATCGGTTGCCATCATCCCGTTGTTCCGGAACGACATGCTCTGGGGCTTCATCGGGTTCTCGACAACGGTTCTCCGCCAGTGGTCCGAGACCGAGATGGAGGCCCTCCGGGTTGCCGGAAATATTGTCGGGGCGCTGATGGAGTGA
- a CDS encoding histidine kinase dimerization/phosphoacceptor domain -containing protein, protein MRTGRKNPTFRARMRAYQITRMGDTTMVLLETLNYTILANLALSLPIAIISIWGYFRLGKITPLYFGAAYFLFSLSHGIQLFEIQGIFQAAIIPMRVCGYFLVAGGLFGLLREIIERTKAEAAQRASEEHLSAAFAQTAVGIAEFLPGGTICRYNHKFSEILHGENTDWLKESIWDRLTPNDYKDHRSGFESVLLGTSTEYSCEMQVTRKDRSRIWCKVSLSAVRANDGRPDNFTLVLDDISDLKHAEEELFQLNCRLEERVRERTLELQETNERLTREIDQRREAEERLKTSLQEKEILIKEIHHRVKNNLQVIISLLYLQAQNIRDPVLAGALTDSQTRVKSMALVHEKLYQSHNVSSVDFQAYLENLVANLLIAYDIDRTRVRVTIAVKDLSLPLNPAISLGLMMNELISNALKYAFPDGRTGTLEITGTADEEMIRIRIRDNGRGIPEGFDWKNAKSLGLHLVQMLSRQLKGSVELSRDGGTEFAISIPARAGAGAV, encoded by the coding sequence GTGAGAACGGGAAGAAAGAATCCTACCTTCCGGGCCCGTATGCGGGCTTACCAGATAACACGGATGGGGGACACCACCATGGTCCTTCTTGAGACACTGAACTATACCATACTTGCAAACCTTGCCTTGAGCCTGCCGATCGCGATAATAAGCATCTGGGGATATTTCCGGCTCGGGAAAATAACACCGCTCTATTTCGGTGCCGCCTATTTCCTCTTCTCCCTTTCCCATGGCATCCAGCTCTTCGAGATTCAGGGAATTTTCCAGGCAGCGATCATCCCGATGAGGGTCTGCGGGTACTTCCTCGTGGCAGGGGGACTCTTCGGCCTTCTCCGGGAGATAATCGAACGGACAAAGGCCGAGGCTGCACAACGGGCAAGCGAGGAGCATCTCTCCGCAGCCTTTGCCCAGACGGCAGTCGGCATTGCAGAATTCCTGCCTGGTGGAACCATCTGCCGGTATAACCATAAATTCAGCGAGATTCTCCATGGAGAGAACACCGACTGGCTTAAGGAATCGATCTGGGATCGCTTAACCCCGAACGATTACAAGGATCACCGCAGCGGGTTCGAATCGGTCCTGCTCGGGACGAGTACGGAGTATTCCTGCGAGATGCAGGTGACACGAAAAGACCGGTCCCGCATCTGGTGCAAGGTCTCGCTCTCCGCGGTGAGGGCAAACGACGGCAGGCCGGACAATTTTACCCTTGTCCTGGACGACATCTCAGATCTCAAGCATGCCGAGGAGGAACTCTTTCAGCTCAATTGCCGGCTCGAAGAACGGGTCCGCGAACGGACCCTTGAGCTCCAGGAGACCAACGAACGGCTCACCCGTGAGATCGACCAGAGGCGGGAGGCTGAAGAGCGGCTGAAAACATCCCTGCAGGAGAAAGAGATCCTCATAAAAGAGATCCACCACCGGGTCAAGAACAATCTCCAGGTAATCATAAGCCTCCTGTACCTGCAGGCCCAGAACATCCGCGACCCGGTCCTTGCCGGGGCGCTGACCGACAGCCAGACCCGGGTCAAATCCATGGCGCTTGTCCACGAGAAGCTGTACCAGTCACACAATGTAAGTTCGGTTGATTTCCAGGCATACCTTGAGAACCTGGTAGCAAATCTCCTGATAGCCTACGATATTGACCGGACGCGGGTCCGGGTCACGATCGCGGTTAAGGATCTCAGCCTTCCCTTGAACCCGGCCATATCGCTCGGGCTCATGATGAACGAGCTGATCTCCAATGCATTGAAATATGCCTTCCCCGATGGCAGGACCGGCACCCTTGAGATCACCGGAACTGCGGACGAAGAGATGATCCGGATCCGGATCCGGGACAATGGCCGGGGAATTCCTGAGGGCTTTGACTGGAAGAATGCCAAATCCCTGGGCCTTCACCTGGTCCAGATGCTCAGCCGGCAGCTGAAAGGTTCCGTTGAACTCTCGCGGGACGGGGGTACGGAATTTGCAATAAGCATCCCGGCCCGGGCAGGAGCGGGTGCAGTATGA